One genomic region from Streptomyces sp. NBC_00582 encodes:
- a CDS encoding MBL fold metallo-hydrolase: MKLTVVGCSGSFPSAESACSSYLVEADGYRLLLDMGNGALGELQRHCGLYDLDAIFLSHLHADHCIDMCAYFVARYYRHDGGRCDPIPVYGPEGTEHRLTTAYADTPSASSMSEVFDFHTVKPSTFDIGPFTVHTERVAHPVEAYGIRVEHGGKSLTYSGDTGATPVLVDLARDTDLFLCEAAFTHGKENIPDLHLNGREAGEIAARAGARKLVLTHIPPWTDPRVNLADARAVYDGPVDLAAPRVSYEI; this comes from the coding sequence ATGAAGCTCACCGTCGTCGGCTGCTCGGGGTCGTTCCCGTCCGCGGAATCGGCCTGCTCGAGCTACCTCGTCGAGGCCGACGGCTACAGGCTGCTTCTCGACATGGGCAACGGCGCCCTCGGCGAGCTGCAGCGCCACTGCGGTCTCTACGACCTCGACGCGATCTTCCTGAGCCATCTGCACGCCGACCACTGCATCGACATGTGCGCCTATTTCGTCGCGCGCTACTACCGCCACGACGGCGGGCGCTGCGACCCCATCCCGGTCTACGGCCCCGAAGGCACCGAACACCGCCTGACCACGGCCTACGCCGACACCCCCTCCGCCTCCTCGATGAGCGAGGTCTTCGACTTCCACACGGTCAAACCGTCCACCTTCGACATCGGCCCGTTCACCGTGCACACCGAACGCGTGGCCCACCCCGTCGAGGCGTACGGCATCCGTGTCGAACACGGCGGGAAGTCCCTGACGTACTCCGGCGACACGGGCGCGACCCCGGTCCTGGTGGACCTCGCCCGCGACACCGACCTCTTCCTGTGCGAGGCCGCCTTCACGCACGGCAAGGAGAACATCCCCGACCTCCACCTCAACGGCCGTGAGGCCGGCGAGATCGCGGCCCGGGCCGGCGCGCGGAAGCTCGTGCTGACCCACATTCCGCCGTGGACCGACCCCCGGGTCAACCTCGCCGACGCCCGCGCGGTCTACGACGGCCCGGTGGACCTGGCGGCGCCGAGGGTGTCGTACGAGATCTAG
- a CDS encoding PTS transporter subunit EIIC encodes MTTATAPSAAPAKKRGSGLLQGLQKVGRSLQLPIAVLPAAGILLRLGQTDVQDKLHLPDKVTAVFGTAGGAIFDNLPMLFCIGVAIGFAKKADGSTALAALVGFLVYSNVLKAFPVTEAKVQAGADIAATYNNPGVLGGILMGLLSAVLWQRYHRKKLVDWLGFFNGRRLVPIIMAFVGTLMGVFFGLVWKPIGEGISDVGEWITGLGAFGAALFGLINRALIPVGMHQFVNSVAWFQLGDFKEASGDIVHGDLTRFFAGDPTAGQFMSGFFPIMMFGLPAAALAIAHTARPERRKAVLGMMISVALTSFVTGVTEPIEFSFMFIAPLLYAIHAVLTALSMAVTWALGVHTGFTFSAGFIDYALNWNLATKPWLIIPIGLVFGAIYYFVFRFAITKFNLPTPGREPEEEIEDITKA; translated from the coding sequence ATGACCACCGCCACCGCGCCATCGGCGGCTCCCGCGAAGAAGCGGGGATCCGGCCTGCTCCAGGGCCTTCAGAAGGTCGGCCGCAGCCTTCAGCTCCCCATCGCCGTGCTCCCGGCGGCGGGCATCCTGCTCCGCCTCGGCCAGACGGACGTGCAAGACAAGCTCCACCTGCCCGACAAGGTCACGGCGGTGTTCGGCACGGCCGGCGGCGCCATCTTCGACAACCTCCCGATGCTGTTCTGCATCGGCGTCGCCATCGGTTTCGCCAAGAAGGCGGACGGCTCGACGGCCCTCGCCGCGCTGGTGGGCTTCCTGGTCTACAGCAATGTGCTGAAGGCGTTCCCGGTCACCGAGGCGAAGGTCCAGGCGGGCGCCGACATAGCCGCGACCTACAACAACCCGGGTGTCCTCGGCGGCATCCTGATGGGTCTGCTGTCGGCCGTGCTGTGGCAGCGGTACCACCGCAAGAAGCTGGTCGACTGGCTCGGCTTCTTCAACGGCCGCCGACTGGTGCCGATCATCATGGCGTTCGTCGGCACGCTCATGGGTGTCTTCTTCGGCCTGGTCTGGAAGCCGATCGGCGAGGGCATCTCGGACGTCGGCGAGTGGATCACCGGTCTCGGTGCCTTCGGTGCCGCGCTGTTCGGCCTGATCAACCGCGCGCTGATCCCGGTCGGCATGCACCAGTTCGTGAACTCGGTCGCCTGGTTCCAGCTCGGTGACTTCAAGGAGGCCTCCGGCGACATCGTCCACGGCGACCTCACCCGCTTCTTCGCCGGGGACCCGACCGCCGGCCAGTTCATGTCGGGCTTCTTCCCGATCATGATGTTCGGTCTGCCGGCCGCCGCGCTCGCCATCGCCCACACCGCCCGTCCGGAGCGCCGCAAGGCCGTGCTGGGCATGATGATCTCGGTCGCGCTGACCTCGTTCGTGACCGGCGTGACCGAGCCGATCGAGTTCTCGTTCATGTTCATCGCCCCGCTGCTGTACGCCATCCACGCGGTGCTCACCGCCCTGTCGATGGCGGTCACCTGGGCGCTCGGCGTGCACACCGGCTTCACCTTCTCGGCGGGCTTCATCGACTACGCCCTGAACTGGAACCTGGCCACCAAGCCGTGGCTGATCATCCCGATCGGTCTGGTCTTCGGCGCGATCTACTACTTCGTGTTCCGCTTCGCGATCACCAAGTTCAACCTCCCCACCCCGGGCCGCGAGCCCGAGGAGGAGATCGAGGACATCACGAAGGCATAG